The following proteins are encoded in a genomic region of Primulina huaijiensis isolate GDHJ02 chromosome 3, ASM1229523v2, whole genome shotgun sequence:
- the LOC140972142 gene encoding monothiol glutaredoxin-S11-like — MEKVLKLASEKGILIFSKSTCCLCYAVQMLFQDLGAKYHVHNIDHDPEGKEIEKALLRMGYNGPVPAVFIGGKLVGSTNEVMSLHLSGSLMPLLKPHRG; from the coding sequence ATGGAGAAGGTGCTGAAACTTGCATCAGAAAAGGGTATCTTGATCTTCAGCAAAAGCACATGCTGCCTTTGCTATGCAGTTCAGATGCTTTTCCAAGATCTCGGGGCAAAGTATCATGTTCATAACATCGACCACGATCCCGAAGGGAAAGAAATAGAGAAGGCCTTGCTGAGGATGGGGTACAACGGCCCCGTGCCGGCCGTTTTCATAGGAGGAAAGCTGGTGGGATCAACCAATGAAGTCATGTCCCTCCATCTGAGTGGCTCCTTGATGCCCCTCCTCAAGCCACATCGGGGTTAG
- the LOC140973348 gene encoding membrane-anchored ubiquitin-fold protein 3-like isoform X1, with the protein MYCCSCILLKLCVLKKVNCGASNSFTLGLTNRLYQRDIMAEAEKQLELKFRIFDGTDIGHGTYSQCITAATLKQRLLSQWPRDKSIIPKSVNDLKLIHAGKFLENGKTLTESKVLVGDLSGGVITMHVVVQPPVTKRKIDKKQAKKQKQGLCSCRIL; encoded by the exons ATGTACTGTTGTAGTTGCATTCTCTTGAAGTTGTGTGTATTGAAAAAG GTGAATTGTGGTGCGTCTAATTCTTTTACTCTTGGACTCACCAATCGATTGTACCAGAGGGATATCATGGCTGAAGCAGAAAAGCAGCTTGAACTTAAGTTCAGAATCTTTGATGGGACGGATATTGGTCATGGAACCTACTCACAGTGCATTACTGCTGCTACTCTTAAACAGAGACTTCTTTCTCAGTGGCCTCGAG ATAAATCTATCATACCAAAGTCAgtgaatgatttgaaattaataCATGCTGGAAAATTTCTGGAGAATGGAAAGACACTGACTGAGTCTAAAGTACTGGTTGGTGATCTTTCTGGAGGAGTTATTACTATGCATGTGGTTGTACAGCCTCCCGTTACCAAGCGAAAGATAG ATAAAAAGCAGGCGAAGAAACAGAAACAAGGCTTGTGTTCTTGCAGGATTCTCTGA
- the LOC140973348 gene encoding membrane-anchored ubiquitin-fold protein 3-like isoform X2: MAEAEKQLELKFRIFDGTDIGHGTYSQCITAATLKQRLLSQWPRDKSIIPKSVNDLKLIHAGKFLENGKTLTESKVLVGDLSGGVITMHVVVQPPVTKRKIDKKQAKKQKQGLCSCRIL; this comes from the exons ATGGCTGAAGCAGAAAAGCAGCTTGAACTTAAGTTCAGAATCTTTGATGGGACGGATATTGGTCATGGAACCTACTCACAGTGCATTACTGCTGCTACTCTTAAACAGAGACTTCTTTCTCAGTGGCCTCGAG ATAAATCTATCATACCAAAGTCAgtgaatgatttgaaattaataCATGCTGGAAAATTTCTGGAGAATGGAAAGACACTGACTGAGTCTAAAGTACTGGTTGGTGATCTTTCTGGAGGAGTTATTACTATGCATGTGGTTGTACAGCCTCCCGTTACCAAGCGAAAGATAG ATAAAAAGCAGGCGAAGAAACAGAAACAAGGCTTGTGTTCTTGCAGGATTCTCTGA
- the LOC140973350 gene encoding E3 ubiquitin-protein ligase MIEL1-like — translation MDANTSYAASEKPQNGDDDNISRQDFEKLLHGCEHYRRRCKLRAPCCDKIFTCRHCHNEATSALSNPKDRHDLVRSDVKEVICAVCGTEQQACNICSNCGVKFGDYFCDICKFYDDDITKKQFHCDDCGICRVGGRENFFHCPNCGSCYSIGLRNNHRCVQDSMKSHCPICYEFLFDSTKVTFILKCGHTMHKECYEEMLSQNQYRCPICCKSVFNMSDTWEMLDQEIEATVMPEEYRYEVSVLCNDCNNSSKTIFHILGHKCSHCGSYNTRVITSGENDR, via the exons ATGGACGCAAACACATCCTATGCTGCCAGTGAAAAACCTCAGAATGGGGATGATGATAATATTTCACGTCAAGATTTCGAAAAATTGCTTCATGG GTGCGAGCATTACCGAAGAAGATGCAAATTAAGAGCCCCTTGCTGCGATAAGATTTTCACTTGCCGCCACTGTCACAACGAAGCCACT AGTGCTTTGAGCAATCCAAAAGATAGACATGATCTTGTTCGCAGTGATGTTAAGGAA GTTATTTGTGCGGTCTGTGGTACAGAACAACAG GCTTGCAACATCTGCTCAAATTGTGGGGTCAAATTTGGCGATTATTTCTGCGATATTTGTAAATTCTACGATGATGAT ATAACTAAAAAGCAGTTTCATTGTGATGACTGTGGGATCTGTAG AGTTGGTGGTCGGGAAAATTTCTTTCACTGCCCGAATTGTG gTTCGTGCTATTCAATAGGTCTACGCAACAATCACCGTTGTGTGCAGGACTCTATGAAGAGCCATTGTCCCATCTGCTACGAG TTTCTTTTTGATTCTACCAAAGTGACATTTATTCTAAAGTGTGGGCACACAATGCATAAGGAATGTTATGAGGAAATGCTCAGCCAAAACCA GTACCGCTGTCCAATATGCTGTAAGTCAGTGTTTAATATGTCAGATACTTGGGAAATGTTGGATCAGGAG ATTGAGGCTACTGTAATGCCTGAAGAATACCGCTATGAA GTTTCAGTACTATGCAACGATTGTAACAACTCCAGCAAGACAATTTTCCACATACTTGGGCACAAGTGCTCCCACTGTGGTTCATACAACACACGTGTAATAACAAGTGGGGAGAATGATCGATGA